One genomic window of Staphylococcus hsinchuensis includes the following:
- the secA2 gene encoding accessory Sec system translocase SecA2: protein MTGKFDNTINKMRLKKLNKTLNSINKMSHVFSEYTDEALKAKTQEFKKRIMESKATLDQILPEAYAVVRESAYRVLGMYPKDVQVLGAIVMHQGNIAEMQTGEGKTLTATMPLYLNALTGKRAFLITTNDYLAKRDCMEMKPLYEWLGLTASLGFIDIPDYEYEAGEKQNLYAHDIIYTTNGRLGFDYLTDNLADHKRTKFLPELQFAILDEVDSIILDAAQTPLVISGAPRLQSNLFDIVKEFVHTLKDGQHFKLDKNKKEIWLTKQGIDKASNYFKVHHLYDEINFDLVRIINLSLRAKYLFDYNLDYLVSNGEIVLIDRITGRMLPGTKLQSGLHQAIEAKEDVELSIDKSVMATITFQNLFKLFDKFAGMTGTGKQGEKEFFELYSKIVVEIPTDKPIQRQDLEDRVFANMEEKNQAIIDFVVEKHKKSQPVLLITRTAEAAEYFSANLFQLDIPNNLLIAQNVSKEAQMISEAGNRAAVTVATSMAGRGTDIKLAEGVHEIGGLAVIINEHMENSRVDRQLRGRSGRQGDPGVSQIFVSLDDYIVKKWSQSKMIENDKLKKINSEILENSKIFQMKVNNIVNKAQTVSEETSIVQREMANEFEKSISVQRDLIYKERDRILDMVDKNQFDYKQLAKDVFRNDLKKFNINDKKDIISYIYKNLSFNFESNNVKIDVFNQEAIVNFLIQHFIHQFEDNQKKASDPYFILRYIQKSIIKAIDMAWIEQVDYLQQLKSNVNNRQNGQRNAIYEYHKVALESYEIMTMKLKRNIIRNLCLSIITFDKHGDLVIYFP from the coding sequence ATGACAGGTAAATTTGATAATACTATTAATAAGATGCGGTTAAAAAAACTAAATAAAACATTAAATAGTATCAATAAAATGAGTCATGTTTTTTCTGAATATACTGATGAAGCATTAAAAGCAAAAACTCAAGAATTTAAAAAGAGAATAATGGAGTCTAAAGCGACTTTAGATCAAATTTTGCCAGAAGCATATGCTGTTGTAAGAGAATCTGCCTACCGTGTACTAGGCATGTACCCCAAAGATGTGCAAGTGCTAGGAGCTATAGTAATGCATCAGGGAAATATAGCAGAAATGCAAACCGGAGAAGGCAAAACGCTAACTGCAACGATGCCCTTATATTTAAATGCATTAACAGGTAAAAGAGCATTTTTAATTACGACTAATGATTACTTAGCCAAAAGAGATTGCATGGAAATGAAACCATTGTATGAATGGTTAGGCTTAACTGCATCATTGGGATTTATAGACATTCCAGATTATGAATATGAAGCTGGTGAAAAGCAAAATCTATATGCACATGACATCATTTATACTACAAATGGGCGTTTGGGCTTTGATTATCTTACAGATAATTTAGCAGATCACAAACGTACTAAATTTTTACCTGAATTACAGTTTGCAATTCTAGATGAAGTTGATTCAATCATTTTAGATGCAGCACAAACACCACTCGTTATATCTGGTGCACCACGATTACAATCTAATTTATTTGATATTGTAAAAGAATTTGTACATACTCTTAAAGATGGGCAACATTTTAAACTAGACAAAAATAAAAAAGAAATTTGGCTAACAAAACAGGGTATTGATAAAGCAAGTAACTACTTTAAAGTTCATCATTTGTATGATGAAATTAATTTTGATTTGGTCCGTATTATCAATTTATCACTGAGAGCAAAGTATTTATTTGATTACAATTTAGATTATTTAGTATCAAATGGAGAGATTGTGTTGATTGATAGGATTACAGGTCGAATGCTTCCAGGTACAAAATTACAGTCAGGTTTGCATCAAGCAATTGAAGCTAAGGAAGACGTTGAATTATCCATTGATAAGAGTGTGATGGCTACAATTACATTTCAAAACTTATTTAAACTCTTTGACAAATTTGCAGGAATGACTGGAACAGGCAAACAAGGAGAAAAGGAGTTTTTTGAGTTATATTCGAAAATCGTAGTTGAGATTCCCACTGACAAACCTATTCAGAGACAAGATTTAGAAGATAGAGTATTCGCAAATATGGAAGAAAAAAACCAAGCTATCATTGATTTTGTGGTTGAAAAACATAAAAAATCTCAGCCAGTTCTTTTGATAACTAGAACTGCAGAAGCAGCTGAATATTTTTCAGCTAATCTATTCCAATTAGATATACCTAATAACTTATTAATTGCTCAAAATGTTTCTAAAGAAGCTCAAATGATTTCGGAAGCAGGCAATAGAGCAGCAGTCACTGTGGCTACAAGTATGGCAGGACGTGGTACAGATATTAAATTAGCAGAAGGAGTTCATGAAATTGGTGGTTTAGCAGTCATCATTAACGAACATATGGAAAATAGTCGTGTAGATAGACAGTTAAGAGGGCGTTCTGGTCGTCAAGGTGACCCAGGGGTATCTCAAATATTTGTTTCATTAGATGATTACATTGTTAAAAAATGGAGTCAATCTAAAATGATAGAGAACGACAAGTTGAAAAAAATTAATAGTGAAATTTTAGAAAATAGTAAGATTTTCCAAATGAAAGTTAATAACATTGTAAACAAAGCACAGACTGTTTCAGAAGAGACATCTATTGTTCAACGTGAGATGGCTAATGAATTTGAAAAAAGCATTAGTGTACAAAGAGATTTAATTTATAAAGAAAGAGACCGTATTTTAGATATGGTTGACAAAAACCAATTTGATTATAAGCAATTAGCTAAGGATGTTTTTAGAAACGATTTAAAAAAATTTAATATAAATGATAAAAAAGACATAATTAGCTATATCTATAAAAATCTATCTTTCAACTTTGAATCGAATAATGTAAAGATAGATGTATTTAACCAAGAGGCAATTGTTAACTTTTTAATACAACATTTTATACATCAATTTGAGGATAATCAAAAGAAAGCATCAGATCCATATTTCATATTACGCTACATACAAAAATCAATTATTAAAGCAATCGATATGGCATGGATTGAACAAGTAGATTATCTTCAACAACTAAAATCTAACGTTAATAATCGTCAAAATGGCCAAAGAAATGCCATATATGAATACCATAAAGTTGCATTAGAATCATATGAAATTATGACTATGAAATTAAAGCGAAATATTATAAGGAATTTGTGTTTAAGTATTATTACATTTGATAAACATGGAGATCTTGTGATTTAT
- the asp3 gene encoding accessory Sec system protein Asp3, producing MNQNNRFDITWTKIHKSTFMYGTKLKFKNNFVSMDNSLMPSGMVIHEWNMLSSYTTNKQVPSLPLLKKGNNYKINFDYDVTPERSVYFKIVLSKKNGEKIKTMIIEDDDIEFKYPKDAYSYKIELMNAGFQHLQFRRIIIEDQHIENSHSTISTDISEMIDKIRHNKV from the coding sequence ATGAACCAAAACAATCGATTTGATATCACCTGGACAAAGATACATAAAAGTACTTTTATGTATGGAACTAAGCTAAAATTTAAGAACAATTTTGTCAGCATGGACAATTCGTTGATGCCCTCAGGAATGGTGATACATGAATGGAACATGTTATCAAGTTATACAACAAATAAACAAGTGCCTTCATTACCACTATTGAAAAAAGGGAACAATTATAAAATTAATTTTGATTATGATGTCACACCTGAAAGATCAGTGTATTTTAAAATTGTTTTATCTAAAAAGAATGGTGAAAAAATTAAAACTATGATTATCGAAGATGATGATATTGAGTTTAAATATCCAAAAGATGCCTATTCTTATAAGATTGAATTAATGAATGCTGGATTTCAGCATTTACAATTTCGCCGAATTATTATTGAAGACCAACATATAGAGAACAGTCACTCAACTATATCAACTGATATTAGTGAAATGATAGATAAAATCAGACACAATAAAGTATAA
- the asp2 gene encoding accessory Sec system protein Asp2, with the protein MVRKFNILQIGGEDLEPIFHDKKNVYIDYLDPILFTFESGYEEAIENLIDEIGSFNLVFIQTTYSQELMKVIELVGEPYTIYVDEKYWDFQFENDPRVKYKFIKPLLYKSTDELHHKLKAGAFTKQYGDKVFPIKGEVSPSFEGEFEYLGNKELVLSGDFGESYTPIVSWNQNLVYDKNMMVQLWPEFFVEGNVDIQYVIRLIPFGSLEHTKDVITVTKDDLKQPLELMPRPYDANISIVVKAKGTGVVHLRAIHKRWSRAEMGQFIMGGQRYNDENGEEFIHYFNPGDLKPPLNVYFSGYRSAEGFEGYFMMNSLEAPFLLIGDPRIEGGSFYLGSETYENNIKKIIKEALEYLNFKEDDLILSGLSMGSFGALYYGSQLTPRAVIVGKPLVNIGRIAENMKLKRPNDFGTALDILMSQAGTFSKQNINHLNKRFWEKFKQNEVENTTFAIAYMQNDDYDDIAFDDLMSLLGESRTHVMTRGVPGRHNDDSATITSWFVNFYHIILNNQFGRE; encoded by the coding sequence ATGGTTAGAAAATTTAACATATTGCAAATCGGCGGAGAAGATTTAGAACCTATTTTCCATGATAAAAAAAACGTGTACATCGATTATCTTGATCCAATACTATTTACATTTGAAAGTGGATATGAAGAAGCAATTGAAAATTTAATAGATGAAATTGGTTCCTTTAATTTAGTATTTATTCAAACAACGTATTCTCAAGAATTGATGAAAGTTATTGAATTAGTAGGAGAGCCATATACGATTTATGTAGATGAAAAATACTGGGATTTTCAATTTGAAAATGATCCTCGAGTAAAATATAAATTTATTAAACCATTACTTTATAAATCAACAGATGAGTTGCATCATAAATTAAAAGCGGGTGCTTTTACTAAGCAATACGGAGATAAAGTCTTTCCAATTAAAGGAGAGGTAAGTCCTAGTTTTGAAGGAGAATTTGAATACTTAGGTAACAAGGAGCTCGTTTTATCTGGAGATTTTGGGGAGTCGTATACTCCAATTGTTAGCTGGAACCAAAATTTAGTTTATGATAAGAATATGATGGTACAATTATGGCCAGAATTTTTTGTAGAGGGAAATGTTGATATCCAATATGTCATTAGATTAATCCCATTTGGCTCATTAGAACATACAAAAGATGTTATAACCGTAACAAAGGATGATTTAAAACAACCTTTGGAATTGATGCCAAGACCTTATGATGCAAACATTTCTATAGTGGTAAAAGCTAAGGGGACGGGTGTTGTACATCTTAGGGCAATCCATAAACGTTGGTCTCGTGCAGAAATGGGCCAATTTATAATGGGTGGTCAACGTTATAACGATGAAAATGGCGAAGAGTTTATACACTATTTCAATCCTGGTGATTTAAAGCCTCCACTAAATGTATATTTTAGTGGGTATCGTTCAGCAGAAGGGTTTGAAGGATATTTTATGATGAACAGTCTAGAAGCCCCATTTCTACTTATTGGAGATCCTAGAATCGAAGGTGGATCCTTTTATCTTGGCTCTGAAACCTATGAAAATAACATAAAAAAAATTATTAAAGAAGCATTGGAATATTTAAATTTTAAAGAAGATGATTTGATATTATCTGGATTGTCGATGGGATCATTTGGCGCATTATACTATGGTTCACAATTAACCCCAAGAGCTGTGATTGTTGGTAAACCTTTAGTTAATATTGGTAGAATTGCTGAAAATATGAAACTAAAACGACCCAATGATTTTGGAACGGCACTAGACATTTTGATGTCACAAGCAGGCACATTTAGTAAACAAAATATCAATCATTTGAATAAGCGTTTTTGGGAAAAATTTAAGCAAAATGAAGTTGAAAATACTACTTTTGCTATCGCATATATGCAAAATGATGATTATGATGATATAGCTTTTGATGATTTAATGTCTTTGCTAGGAGAATCCAGAACACATGTCATGACACGTGGCGTTCCTGGTAGACATAATGATGATTCGGCAACTATAACAAGTTGGTTTGTAAACTTTTATCATATTATTTTAAATAATCAATTCGGGAGAGAGTAA
- the asp1 gene encoding accessory Sec system protein Asp1, producing the protein MRYFIPAWYSRQNLWKDHTLPFYYKPDKTEFDDMISLMSMHKKNGYKYKVLVLNYSPNLRLFLHRHDLFESDYWSVFDVLQSAPNTLPRAIDYLDLNWPKDTEFVYSPFMVEAVISENTYSQVTFNQEGYVLHIHEYENGLQQQKMIFDDRGFISSIIKYENDNEVKQTYLNVLGEKILTEDLITGEVLVNNTVKNLLDHSKYLNMLEIIEEIVEKFYKDQITLSDNFIAASDERHNQLITRYFEANQLCFSLFSNRNREITPHLIHSMQPAKSCLVDTKENERECNLIANNNSIDMKVSRITPFDTEKIPNISSQLYNVHIGFWIYNLSRDVVETTINQLYNYIKNKENYKVTILMKDITSKTPKWLSDIVKEKNELYNEEQKTLSEEMADVLEEEIEFIEIIKIESVLFEEDLIRTMSQLRVVIDLGDEPDLYLQISAISAGVPQINMIETDYVTPNVNGLIIPSSSNITQALDYFLLSLKNWNYSYASSIKLVDEFSSTKIIREVDRLIKGELHG; encoded by the coding sequence ATGAGATATTTTATACCGGCGTGGTATAGTAGACAAAACTTGTGGAAAGACCATACCCTCCCCTTCTATTATAAGCCGGATAAAACAGAGTTTGATGACATGATTAGCTTAATGTCTATGCATAAGAAAAATGGTTATAAATATAAGGTGCTAGTATTAAATTATTCACCTAATTTAAGGTTGTTTTTACATAGACACGATTTATTTGAAAGTGATTATTGGTCTGTTTTTGATGTGTTACAAAGTGCTCCAAACACATTACCTAGAGCTATTGATTATTTAGATTTGAACTGGCCTAAAGACACAGAGTTTGTATATTCACCGTTTATGGTAGAAGCAGTTATAAGCGAAAATACGTATTCTCAAGTTACGTTTAATCAAGAGGGATATGTACTTCATATACATGAATATGAAAATGGATTGCAACAACAAAAGATGATATTTGACGATAGAGGATTTATATCTTCAATTATTAAATATGAAAATGATAATGAGGTTAAACAAACTTATTTAAATGTATTGGGTGAAAAGATACTAACTGAGGACTTAATAACAGGAGAAGTATTAGTTAATAATACAGTTAAAAACTTATTAGACCATAGTAAATATTTGAATATGTTGGAAATAATAGAAGAGATTGTTGAAAAATTTTATAAAGATCAAATAACATTATCAGACAATTTTATTGCTGCTTCTGATGAAAGACATAATCAGTTAATCACACGTTATTTTGAAGCAAATCAATTATGTTTTTCTCTATTTTCAAATAGAAATAGAGAAATAACGCCACATTTAATTCACTCCATGCAACCTGCAAAAAGTTGCTTAGTTGACACAAAAGAAAATGAAAGAGAATGTAATCTTATTGCTAATAACAATTCAATTGACATGAAAGTGTCTAGAATTACACCCTTTGATACTGAAAAAATACCAAATATAAGTTCACAGTTATATAATGTGCATATTGGTTTTTGGATATATAATTTATCAAGAGATGTAGTAGAGACTACAATAAATCAATTATATAATTATATAAAAAATAAAGAAAACTATAAAGTTACTATTTTAATGAAAGATATAACAAGCAAAACGCCGAAATGGTTATCAGACATAGTAAAAGAAAAAAATGAATTATATAATGAAGAACAAAAAACTTTAAGTGAAGAAATGGCTGATGTGTTAGAAGAAGAAATAGAATTTATAGAAATAATTAAAATTGAATCAGTCCTATTTGAAGAAGATTTAATTAGAACAATGTCACAATTAAGAGTAGTTATAGATTTGGGTGATGAACCGGATTTATATCTACAAATTAGCGCAATAAGTGCAGGAGTACCTCAAATTAATATGATAGAAACGGATTATGTGACACCTAATGTAAACGGGTTAATAATACCAAGTTCATCTAATATTACACAGGCACTAGATTACTTCTTACTAAGTTTGAAAAACTGGAATTATTCTTATGCATCTTCCATAAAATTAGTAGATGAATTTAGTTCGACTAAGATAATAAGAGAAGTGGACCGTTTGATAAAAGGAGAGTTACATGGTTAG
- the secY2 gene encoding accessory Sec system protein translocase subunit SecY2: MLRNKEFKVLHKRIIFTILILVIYILGSNISIIGNESIKFNHDSFFKLAISNVGGDLNSLNVFSLGLGPWLTAMIIIMLFNYRNVDNIVKQTRSEKQIKERLLTILIATIQAYYVIHTYVQNNIIQSTNILLLVLVLLTGTLFLVWLADQNTTYGIGGPMPIVLMSLIKSLFHQQLSNINITTTLFIVIGLLIIAMLILLYIELSEYRIHYKDIMNMATQNSHSYLAWKLNPAGSMSIMISLSLFLLLNSAINLIGNLLLNKEMNVAIFGFDNPVGITVYIVIQIIFGYLLSRFLINTKRKSKEFLKNGNYFVGINPGEETERYLNKKARRICWFGSITVTLILAVPLYCSLLIPELSKEIYFSIQLIVLIYIGISITETLRAYSYFDRYKSILDKY; the protein is encoded by the coding sequence ATGTTAAGAAATAAAGAATTCAAAGTTTTGCATAAAAGAATTATTTTTACAATACTCATTCTTGTCATATACATACTAGGAAGTAATATTTCTATAATTGGTAATGAATCAATTAAATTTAACCATGACAGTTTTTTTAAATTAGCTATTTCAAACGTCGGTGGAGATTTAAACTCATTGAATGTATTTTCATTGGGGTTAGGCCCATGGTTAACAGCAATGATTATTATCATGTTATTCAACTATAGAAATGTAGATAATATTGTTAAGCAGACTCGTTCTGAAAAGCAAATAAAGGAAAGACTATTAACAATACTCATAGCAACGATACAAGCATATTATGTTATCCATACCTATGTTCAGAATAATATAATACAGAGCACAAATATTCTGTTACTTGTATTAGTTTTACTAACAGGGACATTATTTTTGGTCTGGTTGGCTGATCAAAATACTACTTATGGAATTGGTGGACCAATGCCAATTGTATTAATGAGTTTAATAAAATCGTTATTTCATCAACAATTATCTAATATAAATATAACAACAACATTATTTATTGTGATTGGTTTATTAATTATAGCGATGCTAATACTTCTCTATATAGAATTATCAGAGTATCGGATTCATTATAAAGATATAATGAACATGGCTACACAAAATTCACATTCATATCTTGCCTGGAAATTAAATCCAGCAGGAAGTATGTCTATAATGATAAGTTTATCTTTGTTTCTATTGTTAAATAGTGCTATTAACTTAATTGGAAACTTACTTCTGAATAAGGAAATGAATGTAGCAATTTTTGGTTTTGATAATCCTGTAGGTATTACAGTATATATTGTAATACAAATCATTTTTGGATACTTACTATCTAGATTTTTGATTAATACTAAAAGGAAATCTAAAGAATTTTTAAAAAATGGAAATTACTTTGTAGGTATTAACCCTGGTGAAGAAACTGAGCGATATTTAAATAAAAAAGCAAGAAGAATTTGCTGGTTTGGTTCAATTACAGTGACATTGATTTTAGCAGTGCCCTTGTATTGTTCATTATTGATTCCAGAGCTTTCAAAAGAAATATATTTTTCAATACAACTTATTGTATTAATTTATATTGGTATAAGTATAACCGAAACATTAAGAGCATATTCTTATTTTGATAGATATAAAAGCATATTAGACAAATATTAG